The Panulirus ornatus isolate Po-2019 chromosome 5, ASM3632096v1, whole genome shotgun sequence genome includes a window with the following:
- the LOC139748794 gene encoding uncharacterized protein gives MQTKKAGKRKQTKTNVGKGNVKSGRNERRMKMKERNKVKRREDKRKKKNERRRNKNSKGGSEKRSDGRNKNNDNKKKEDKERLGKQGKDDDQERTDGLVKMADKQRATKKAQNCTKKPACERKNGVCQATGSSCEGKVLAKGCKGDGCQCCLPRNCKKKPACERKNGVCQATGSSCEGKVLAKGCKGDGCQCCVPKSCKTRKLCSKKKGKCQPKTEKCSGRKLTKGCKGNDCICCAPKKNKETTTRNPNTAALTTEPATVGSTTAVSRTTEPATVGSTTAVSRTTEPATVGSTTAVSRTTEPATVGSTTAVSRTTEPATVGSTTAVSRTTEPATVGSTTAVSRTTEPATVGSTTAVSRTTEPATVRPVPGSPVTSSTTTMAPSTSNTGTRSTTSSTILSTTTRTPGTVGSTSTTSRFSPISRRTSSTTTSTFTSDVSSITTSPPNTTLSTTTTPTSTSSLLSSTTTSVLSTPPRTDTSSSTTTSTTPRTTTMTTTFSTSSSTMSTTSVSTSSSTMSTTSVSTSSSTMSTTSVSTSSSTMSTTSVSTSSSTMSTTSVSTSSSTMSTTSISTSSSTVSTAFTSTSSSISSTSTSSSSISSISTSSTSTSSTTRTTSSSSSTSSTSTSPSPTSTTSTSSTSSSTSSTSTSPSPTSTTSTSSTSSSTSSTSTSPSPTSTTSTSSTSSSTSSTSTSSSTTTSTVSTSSTSSSTSSTSTSSSSTTSTASTSTSSSSGISSTSTTSSSTTSTTSTSISTSYIVFIYFFIQYYFQCKHVFYIIQYIFYIYFFIQDYFYNKHVYIKYIYIYIYFFFQYYFYNKHIYIIKYIVYIYSIIQYYFHEHNYFIIQYIVYIYFVIHASSTTSTSSTSSSTSSTSTSSSSTTSSTSTYTSSSSTSSTSTSSSSTASTTSRSSASSSTSSLSTSSSSTSSTSTSSSSIPSTSTSSSSSTSTTSTSSTPSSTSSTSTSSSSTTSTTSTSSTSSSTSSTTSSMSTSSSSPSSTTTSTSTSSSSTSSASSSSSSTSSTSTSSSSTTSSTSTSSSSSSTTSSTSTTTSSSSTSSASSSSSILLPQQDIYFFNIQYIVYIYFIQYYFHNKHIYFYISQYIVYVYFIIHYFIIQYYFHNKYIYFFIFQYIVYIYFIIQHYFHSKYIYFIIHISTSSSSSTSSTSTSSSSTTSTTSISTSSSSSTSSTTTSSSSTTSTTSTSTSSSSTSATSTSSSSVTNYFISPDLMCSGGINTFRGSTCGSYLTLFILTENSVRCGQSRLCPCCPKGKDSRETW, from the exons ATgcagacaaagaaagcagggaagaggaagcaaacaaaGACAAATGTAGGGAAAGGCAACGTAAAAAGTGGAAGAAATGAacgaagaatgaaaatgaaagaaagaaacaaggtgaagagacgagaagacaagagaaagaagaagaatgaacgAAGGAGAAACAAAAATAGCAAAGGTGGCAGCGAGAAGAGGTCCGATGGCAGGaacaagaataatgataataagaagaaagaagataaagaaagattAGGGAAACAAGGGAAAGATGATGACCAGGAGAGGACGGACGGCCTGGTCAAAATGGCGGACAAACAGAGAGCAACAAAGAAGG CTCAAAACTGCACGAAAAAGCCAGCTTGTGAGAGGAAGAATGGCGTCTGTCAAGCTACGGGCTCCTCCTGTGAGGGCAAGGTTCTCGCTAAAGGCTGTAAGGGAGATGGTTGCCAATGCTGCCTTC CTCGAAACTGCAAGAAAAAGCCAGCTTGTGAGAGGAAGAATGGCGTCTGTCAAGCTACGGGCTCCTCCTGTGAGGGCAAGGTTCTCGCTAAAGGCTGTAAAGGGGATGGTTGCCAATGCTGTGTTC cCAAATCATGTAAGACTCGGAAGTTGTGCAGCAAGAAGAAAGGTAAATGTCAGCCCAAGACGGAGAAATGTTCCGGCAGGAAACTGACCAAAGGTTGCAAAGGGAACGACTGTATTTGTTGTGCAC ctaaaaagaacaaagaaaccACGACAAGAAATCCAAACACAGCAGCGTTAACCACAGAACCAGCCACAGTAGGATCAACCACAGCAGTGTCACGTACCACAGAACCAGCCACAGTAGGATCAACCACAGCAGTGTCACGTACCACAGAACCAGCCACAGTAGGATCAACCACAGCAGTGTCACGTACCACAGAACCAGCCACAGTAGGATCAACCACAGCAGTGTCACGTACCACAGAACCAGCCACAGTAGGATCAACCACAGCAGTGTCACGTACCACAGAACCAGCCACAGTAGGATCAACCACAGCAGTGTCACGTACCACAGAACCAGCCACAGTAGGATCAACCACAGCAGTGTCACGTACCACAGAACCAGCCACAGTAAGACCAGTCCCAGGTAGTCCTGTAACCAGTTCCACTACCACAATGGCTCCCTCAACAAGTAACACTGGTACCAGATCAACAACATCTTCAACCATACTTTCTACAACAACCAGAACTCCCGGAACAGTAGGATCTACATCAACAACTTCTCGATTCAGTCCTATTTCAAGAagaacttcatcaacaaccacatctACCTTCACATCAGACGTATCATCAATAACCACATCTCCACCAAATACAActctctcaacaacaacaacacctactTCTACCTCCAGTTTACTATCTTCAACAACCACATCTGTATTAAGTACACCTCCAAGGACAGACACCTCATCTTCAACCACAACCAGCACAACTCCCagaacaacaacaatgacaaccACATTTTCTACATCATCCAGCACAATGTCTACAACATCTGTTTCTACATCATCCAGCACAATGTCTACAACATCTGTTTCTACATCATCCAGCACAATGTCTACAACATCTGTTTCTACATCATCCAGTACAATGTCTACAACATCTGTTTCTACATCATCCAGTACAATGTCTACAACATCTGTTTCTACATCATCCAGCACAATGTCTACAACATCTATTTCTACGTCATCCAGCACAGTGTCTACAGCATTTACCTCTACGTCATCCAGTatatcgtctacatctacttcatcatccagtatatCGTCTATATCTACTTCATCAACCAGTACTTCTTCTACAACAAGGACAACAAGTTCATCATCgagtacatcgtctacatctacatCACCCAGTCCTACTTCCACAACAAGCACATCTTCTacatcatccagtacatcgtctacatctacatCACCCAGTCCTACTTCCACAACAAGCACATCTTCTacatcatccagtacatcgtctacatctacatCACCCAGTCCTACTTCCACAACAAGCACATCTTCTacatcatccagtacatcgtctacatctacttcatcatccactacTACTTCCACAGTAAGCACATCTTCAacatcatccagtacatcgtctacatctacttcatcatccagtactactTCCACAGCAAGCACATCTACTTCTTCATCATCCGGTATATCGTCTACATCTACTACATCATCCAGTACTACTTCCACAACAAGCACATCTATTTCTACATCA TATATCGTCttcatctacttcttcatccagtaCTACTTCCAGTGTAAGCACGTTTTCTACATCATCCAGTACATCTTCtacatctacttcttcatccaggACTACTTCTACAACAAGCACGTCTACATCAAGTACATC tacatctACATCTACTTCTTCTTCCAGTACTACTTCTACAACAAGCACATCTACATCATCAAGTATATCGTCTACATCTACTCCATCATCCAGTACTACTTCCACGAGCAcaactacttcatcatccagtacatcgtctacatctactttGTCATCCA tgcTTCCTCTACGACGAGCACATCTTCTACATCATCCAGTACttcgtctacatctacttcatcatccagtactactTCCTCAACGAGCACATATACTTCATCTTCCAGTACATCTTCtacatctacttcttcatccagtaCTGCTTCTACAACAAGCAGATCTTCTGCATCATCAAGTACATCGTCTCTATCTACTTCATCTTCCAGTACATCTTCtacatctacttcttcatccagtataccgtctacatctacttcatcatccagttctACATCTACGACAAGCACGTCTTCTACACCATCCAGTACATCTTCtacatctacttcttcatccagtaCTACTTCTACAACAAGCACATCTTCAACATCATCAAGTACATCGTCTac tacatcgtctatgtctacttcatcatccagtcctTCCTCTACAACAACAAGCACATCGACTTCGTCATCCAGTACATCATCTGCATCTAGTTCATCATCCAGTACttcgtctacatctacttcatcatccagtactactTCCTCAACAAGcacatcttcttcatcatccagcaCTACTTCCTCAACAAGCAcaactacttcatcatccagtacatcaTCTGCATCTAGTTCATCATCCA tactactTCCACAACAAGACATCTACTTCTTCAacatccagtacatcgtctacatctacttcatccaGTACTACTTCCACAACAAGCACATCTACTTCTACATCTCCCAGTACATCGTCTacgtctacttcatcatcca ctacttcatcatccagtactactTCCACAATAAGTACATCTACTTCTTCATCttccagtacatcgtctacatctacttcatcatccagcacTACTTCCACAGCAagtacatctacttcatcatcca TATATCTacttcttcatcatccagtacatcgtctacatctacttcatcatccagtactacttccacaacaagcatatctacctcttcatcatccagtacatcgtctacaactacttcatcatccagtactacttccacaacgagcacatctacttcatcatccagtacatcggctacatctacttcatcatcta